A region of Mesorhizobium sp. AR02 DNA encodes the following proteins:
- a CDS encoding MFS transporter — MTVREIVRTSSGQGLLVFGIMLIASTLRAPITGVAPMLGMIRQTSGISATEAGLLTTLPLLAFAAISPFAAGLARRYGIERSLFAAMLVVATGIALRSTGPLWALFVGTGTLGAGIAVANVLLPSLLKRDFPNRVASLTGFYAIVSGLSQALTSTAAIPLAQLPGSNWHLSLAATLIFPVAALIAWAPQLQMPAAPERAASSTQDRGHLWRSALAWQVTGFLGLTSLVFYVIVGWLPSILAEAGYPPAIAGSLHGLCQLAIAIPGLLLGTAVRRMEDQRAMTIGVALTTCLSLLGLWQLPALAALWIALFGFGAGAAFMLGLSFVSLRASHSQEAAALSGMAQCLGYSLAAAGPPLAGLAHDATGNWSLALGACAVAALLMAVLGSLAGRARTI, encoded by the coding sequence ATGACGGTAAGAGAAATTGTCAGGACATCGAGCGGCCAGGGGCTTCTCGTCTTTGGCATCATGCTGATCGCATCGACGCTTCGCGCGCCCATCACCGGCGTGGCGCCGATGCTCGGCATGATCCGGCAAACCAGCGGCATCAGCGCCACTGAGGCAGGACTGCTGACGACCCTGCCCTTGCTGGCGTTCGCGGCGATCTCGCCTTTCGCGGCCGGACTGGCGCGTCGATACGGCATCGAAAGGTCGTTATTCGCAGCGATGCTTGTTGTTGCCACCGGCATTGCCCTGCGTTCGACCGGCCCGCTCTGGGCGCTGTTCGTCGGCACCGGCACGCTTGGGGCAGGGATAGCTGTCGCCAACGTCCTGCTACCAAGCTTGCTGAAACGTGATTTTCCCAACCGGGTCGCCAGCCTGACCGGCTTCTATGCCATCGTGTCCGGACTTTCGCAGGCATTGACATCGACAGCGGCGATCCCGCTCGCTCAATTGCCGGGATCGAACTGGCATCTCTCGCTTGCCGCCACGCTGATCTTTCCCGTCGCGGCCCTGATCGCCTGGGCGCCCCAGCTTCAAATGCCCGCCGCCCCGGAGCGAGCGGCATCTTCCACACAGGACCGCGGACACCTCTGGCGCTCGGCTCTTGCCTGGCAGGTGACGGGCTTTCTCGGCCTCACCTCGCTGGTCTTCTACGTGATCGTCGGATGGTTGCCCTCGATCCTGGCGGAGGCGGGCTATCCCCCAGCGATCGCGGGCTCGCTGCATGGGCTGTGTCAATTGGCAATCGCGATCCCCGGTCTGCTGCTCGGCACCGCCGTCAGGCGCATGGAGGACCAGCGCGCCATGACCATCGGCGTGGCACTGACCACATGCCTTTCGCTGCTCGGCCTCTGGCAGCTTCCGGCCCTTGCAGCACTTTGGATCGCGCTGTTCGGCTTCGGCGCCGGTGCCGCCTTCATGCTGGGCCTCTCCTTCGTCAGCCTGAGGGCTTCGCACAGCCAAGAGGCGGCAGCGCTGTCGGGAATGGCGCAATGCCTGGGCTATTCGCTGGCGGCCGCGGGCCCGCCGCTGGCTGGTCTTGCCCATGACGCAACCGGGAACTGGAGCCTGGCCCTGGGCGCCTGCGCCGTCGCCGCCTTGCTGATGGCGGTCCTGGGAAGCCTTGCGGGACGGGCGAGGACGATCTGA
- a CDS encoding zinc-binding dehydrogenase yields MRALVISPDGATGLTICEVEEPRPLGNEALVSVHATSLNRGELRLLSIRPKGWIPGQDVVGVVERAAADGSGPAVGTRVVALVDEAGWAERVAVPTERLAVLPEEVSFVSAATLPVAGTTALRTLRHGGDLAGQQVLITGASGAVGRFQIQIAREQGASVAAIAAARHGDDLRDLGAGQVVEAIELAEGPFSLITESVGGESLAHAIERVAPGGTIVMFGSSSGELTPVGFRQFVPGHEGARLQTFAYYTSGSGIGADIASLLALVAAGRLETRVALTLPWADIAQALDALRQRSFSGKAVLTIAG; encoded by the coding sequence ATGCGCGCCCTAGTCATCTCTCCCGACGGCGCAACCGGACTGACGATCTGCGAGGTCGAGGAACCCCGGCCCCTCGGGAACGAAGCGCTGGTCTCGGTCCACGCAACCTCGTTGAACCGTGGCGAACTGCGCCTGCTCAGCATACGTCCTAAGGGCTGGATACCCGGCCAGGACGTCGTTGGGGTCGTCGAACGGGCGGCAGCCGATGGCTCCGGACCGGCCGTTGGCACCCGGGTCGTGGCTTTGGTCGACGAAGCCGGCTGGGCCGAACGTGTCGCCGTTCCGACCGAGCGTCTCGCTGTCCTGCCGGAGGAGGTCAGCTTCGTCTCGGCGGCCACGCTTCCGGTCGCGGGCACGACGGCGCTCAGGACCTTGCGCCATGGCGGTGACCTCGCCGGCCAGCAGGTGCTGATCACCGGCGCAAGCGGTGCGGTCGGCCGTTTCCAGATCCAGATCGCCCGCGAGCAAGGTGCCTCGGTAGCCGCGATCGCCGCCGCCCGGCATGGCGACGATCTCCGCGATCTCGGCGCCGGGCAGGTGGTCGAGGCGATCGAACTGGCCGAGGGCCCGTTTTCGCTGATCACCGAGTCGGTCGGCGGCGAAAGCCTCGCCCATGCGATCGAACGCGTCGCACCCGGCGGGACCATCGTCATGTTCGGTTCGAGCAGTGGCGAGCTGACGCCGGTTGGCTTCCGCCAATTCGTTCCGGGTCATGAGGGCGCGAGGCTTCAGACCTTCGCCTACTACACATCCGGCTCAGGCATTGGCGCTGATATCGCATCGCTGCTCGCTCTGGTCGCGGCCGGTCGGCTGGAAACCCGCGTGGCCTTGACCTTGCCGTGGGCGGATATCGCCCAGGCCCTGGACGCCCTGCGACAGCGCAGTTTCAGCGGCAAGGCTGTCCTCACCATAGCCGGATAA
- a CDS encoding AraC family transcriptional regulator, which yields MKQPLRYPWLNFDVDEFSAPAIAVRVDVPETRAEVSAHWHRKGQLVFALGGGVTCRVPSGLWMVPPHCGVWVPSRMEHSNIATANARIFFVYIEPGAAELPDRCCTLSISPLLRELIIELSDCAPDDARCAFLGGVLLAELPDMPVQQLHLPISSEPRLRRIAEALADDPADRSTLAEWANRVALSESSLARLVVKETGLSFGRWRQQLHLIVAIRELASGASVQRVSGDLGYESVTAFITMFKKALGKPPAQYLSSIAQNGGSAFTRSA from the coding sequence ATGAAACAACCTCTTCGCTATCCCTGGCTCAATTTCGATGTGGATGAGTTTTCAGCGCCGGCGATTGCCGTGCGCGTCGACGTCCCCGAAACCAGAGCGGAGGTATCAGCCCATTGGCATCGCAAGGGGCAACTCGTCTTCGCGCTCGGCGGCGGCGTCACCTGCCGCGTTCCCAGTGGCCTCTGGATGGTGCCGCCGCATTGCGGCGTGTGGGTGCCAAGCCGCATGGAGCACAGCAACATCGCGACGGCCAATGCGCGGATATTCTTCGTCTACATCGAGCCCGGTGCTGCGGAACTGCCGGACCGATGCTGCACGCTTTCGATCTCGCCACTGCTACGAGAACTCATCATCGAGCTGTCGGACTGCGCGCCTGATGATGCGAGGTGCGCTTTCCTGGGAGGGGTCCTGCTTGCTGAACTGCCTGATATGCCTGTCCAGCAATTGCATCTGCCGATCTCTTCCGAGCCACGCTTGCGGCGGATCGCCGAAGCGCTGGCGGACGATCCCGCTGACCGCAGCACGCTGGCGGAGTGGGCCAATCGCGTCGCGCTCAGCGAGAGCAGCCTCGCTCGTCTCGTTGTCAAGGAGACAGGCTTGAGCTTCGGCCGCTGGCGTCAGCAATTGCACTTGATCGTTGCGATAAGGGAGCTGGCTTCGGGCGCAAGCGTTCAGCGGGTTTCGGGCGATCTCGGCTACGAGTCCGTCACAGCCTTCATCACCATGTTCAAAAAGGCGCTGGGCAAGCCTCCCGCACAATATCTCAGCAGCATCGCACAGAATGGCGGTTCTGCCTTCACCCGATCAGCTTAA
- a CDS encoding cation:proton antiporter: MPHDTPLIATIVAGLGLAFVFGALANRFRIPPLVGYLVAGVLVGPNTPGFVADAGLANELAEIGVILLMFGVGLHFSLKDLLSVRAIAVPGAIVQIGFATALGAGLSWMLGWSMGAGLVFGLALSVASTVVLLRALQERRLIETERGRIAVGWLIVEDLAMVLALVLLPALAGVLGGQEQADVHSSGLLSLPASYGIWGVVGITLAKVAAFVVVMLVVGRRVIPWILHYVAHTGSRELFRLAVLAIALGVAFGAAKLFGVSLALGAFFAGMIMSESELSHRAAEESLPLRDAFSVLFFVSVGMLFDPFSLFSNGLPILATLAIIVIGKSLAAFVIVIAFGYPLATALMISASLAQIGEFSFILAELGVGLKLLPEQGRDLILAGAILSIVLNPLMFLVIDWMKPWLEARAARTAPPAAAKPVGPATEPGQVASVAATSKKEDGPPPKTALTGHAILIGYGRVGGLVGAALKNAGLPFLVIEDADKTLAKLKADGVETVAGNAANAEVFAAANPEGARRLILAIPNAFEAGQIVLRARAANPNINVVARAHSDAEVEHLKGLGADTVIMGEREIARGIVEEVLGHKPEAVEPSVA; the protein is encoded by the coding sequence ATGCCGCATGACACGCCCCTTATCGCCACCATCGTCGCCGGTCTGGGGCTGGCTTTCGTCTTCGGCGCTCTCGCCAATCGTTTCCGCATTCCGCCGCTGGTCGGCTACCTCGTGGCCGGCGTGCTGGTCGGGCCGAACACGCCCGGCTTCGTCGCCGATGCCGGCCTTGCCAACGAACTGGCCGAAATCGGCGTCATCCTCCTGATGTTCGGCGTCGGCCTGCATTTCTCGCTGAAGGATTTGCTGTCCGTCCGCGCCATCGCCGTGCCCGGCGCCATCGTCCAGATCGGCTTTGCCACCGCGCTCGGCGCCGGACTGTCCTGGATGCTCGGCTGGTCGATGGGCGCGGGTCTGGTCTTCGGCCTGGCGCTGTCGGTGGCTTCCACCGTGGTGCTGCTGCGCGCGCTTCAGGAACGCCGGCTGATCGAGACCGAACGCGGCCGCATCGCCGTCGGCTGGCTCATCGTCGAGGATCTGGCCATGGTGCTGGCGCTGGTGCTGCTGCCGGCCCTTGCCGGCGTGCTGGGCGGCCAGGAACAGGCGGATGTGCACTCGAGCGGCCTGCTGTCGCTGCCGGCCAGCTACGGCATCTGGGGCGTCGTCGGCATTACGCTGGCCAAGGTCGCCGCCTTCGTCGTCGTCATGCTGGTGGTCGGCCGCCGGGTCATTCCCTGGATCCTGCATTACGTCGCCCATACCGGGTCGCGCGAGCTGTTCCGGCTGGCGGTGCTGGCGATCGCGCTCGGCGTCGCTTTCGGCGCGGCAAAACTGTTCGGCGTCTCGCTGGCGCTCGGCGCCTTCTTCGCCGGCATGATCATGAGCGAATCCGAGTTAAGCCATCGCGCGGCGGAAGAATCGCTGCCTTTGCGCGATGCCTTCTCGGTGTTGTTCTTCGTCTCCGTCGGCATGCTGTTCGACCCGTTCAGCCTGTTCAGCAACGGCCTGCCGATCCTGGCGACGCTCGCTATCATCGTCATCGGCAAGTCGCTGGCGGCGTTCGTCATCGTCATCGCCTTCGGCTATCCCCTGGCGACAGCCTTGATGATTTCGGCCAGCCTTGCCCAGATCGGCGAATTCTCCTTCATCCTGGCGGAACTCGGCGTCGGGCTGAAACTTCTGCCCGAACAGGGCCGCGACCTGATCCTGGCCGGGGCCATCCTGTCGATCGTGCTGAATCCACTGATGTTCCTGGTCATCGACTGGATGAAACCGTGGCTGGAGGCCCGCGCCGCCAGGACGGCACCGCCGGCGGCCGCCAAGCCGGTCGGTCCGGCGACGGAACCGGGCCAGGTCGCCTCGGTCGCCGCAACCTCCAAAAAGGAAGACGGTCCGCCGCCGAAAACGGCACTCACCGGTCATGCCATCCTGATCGGCTACGGTCGGGTCGGTGGCCTGGTCGGCGCGGCGCTGAAAAACGCTGGCTTGCCCTTCCTCGTCATCGAGGACGCCGACAAGACGCTGGCCAAGCTGAAGGCGGACGGGGTCGAGACCGTCGCCGGCAATGCGGCCAACGCCGAAGTCTTCGCCGCCGCCAATCCCGAAGGCGCCAGGCGGCTGATCCTCGCCATCCCCAATGCCTTCGAGGCCGGCCAGATCGTGCTCAGGGCGCGTGCCGCCAATCCCAACATCAACGTCGTCGCCCGCGCCCATTCCGATGCCGAGGTCGAGCATCTCAAGGGACTCGGTGCCGACACGGTGATCATGGGCGAACGCGAAATCGCGCGCGGCATCGTCGAAGAGGTGCTGGGGCACAAGCCAGAGGCGGTTGAACCGTCCGTGGCTTAA
- a CDS encoding host attachment family protein, which produces MGTIKLKHGIWVMVADGEKALFLKNAGGNKFPNLEVVQMMEQDTPPTREQGTDSPGRHNDGPSVHRSAVEDTDWHRIGKERFADDIAARLYKLAHGGEFDEIVLVAPPVVLGAMRKKLHKEVEDKVTAEIPKTLTNHAISEIEALLQAA; this is translated from the coding sequence ATGGGCACGATCAAGCTGAAGCACGGCATCTGGGTCATGGTGGCCGACGGCGAAAAAGCGCTCTTCCTCAAGAATGCCGGCGGCAACAAGTTTCCCAACCTTGAGGTCGTGCAGATGATGGAACAGGACACTCCGCCAACCCGCGAACAAGGCACCGACAGTCCAGGTCGGCACAATGATGGCCCGTCGGTGCATCGCAGCGCCGTCGAAGACACGGACTGGCACCGGATCGGCAAGGAGCGCTTCGCCGATGACATTGCCGCCCGGCTCTACAAGCTCGCGCATGGCGGCGAATTCGACGAGATTGTCCTTGTCGCGCCGCCCGTGGTGCTCGGCGCCATGCGCAAGAAACTGCACAAGGAAGTCGAGGACAAGGTGACGGCTGAAATTCCGAAGACGCTGACCAACCACGCCATCTCTGAGATCGAGGCCTTGCTGCAGGCAGCCTGA
- the cysG gene encoding siroheme synthase CysG produces the protein MPHTNAKLNAFPVFVRVEGEAVAIVGGGEEALAKARLIGQSSAVLRIIAQDAEPELLAFIAQSGASHFAAAYDASQLEGAVMVFAASGDEALDRRVAADARKLGIPVNAVDRPELCDFFTPALVNRAPVAIAIGTEGAGPVLAQMLRSRIDQMLSPSLGSLATLAASLRGAAEKLLPKGNARRRFWSSFFQGAPARAVEAGQLSQAHDAAVDLLLSNAPAAGHIALVGAGPGAEDLLTLRAHRLLMEADVIVHDALVPEAVVAMGRRDAERLPVGKRKGCHTKSQAEINALLVELGRQGKRVVRLKSGDPLVFGRAGEEMAALRDAGIAYEVVPGVTAAFAAAADFELPLTLRGVSSSMVFTTGHDLKGNSLPDWAKLAISGATVAVYMGRSVAAEVAGRLIEAGLSPDTAVAVVENASLANRRRFHGTLADLPSLEARGDLSGPVMTIIGDAVAGANFERSEPLAAHRYEGAAKAATERVQP, from the coding sequence ATGCCGCATACCAATGCCAAGCTCAACGCCTTTCCCGTGTTCGTGCGGGTCGAGGGCGAAGCCGTGGCCATTGTAGGCGGCGGCGAGGAAGCTTTGGCCAAGGCGCGGCTGATCGGGCAGTCGAGCGCGGTGCTGCGCATTATCGCCCAAGATGCCGAACCGGAGCTGCTTGCCTTCATCGCTCAGTCCGGCGCCAGCCATTTCGCGGCAGCTTACGATGCCTCGCAGCTCGAAGGCGCGGTCATGGTGTTTGCCGCCAGTGGCGATGAGGCGCTTGACCGCCGTGTCGCCGCGGACGCCCGCAAGCTGGGTATCCCCGTCAATGCCGTCGACCGGCCGGAGCTCTGCGATTTCTTCACCCCGGCTCTGGTCAACCGTGCGCCGGTCGCCATTGCCATCGGAACTGAAGGCGCCGGCCCGGTGCTTGCCCAGATGCTGCGCAGCCGCATCGATCAGATGCTGTCGCCGTCGCTTGGGTCGCTGGCAACGCTCGCCGCTTCGCTGCGTGGCGCGGCCGAAAAATTGCTACCGAAAGGCAACGCCCGCCGCCGCTTCTGGAGCAGCTTTTTCCAGGGTGCTCCGGCCCGAGCCGTCGAAGCCGGCCAGCTGTCGCAGGCGCATGACGCGGCCGTCGATCTTCTGCTGTCGAACGCACCGGCTGCGGGCCACATCGCCCTGGTCGGCGCCGGTCCCGGCGCCGAGGATCTTTTGACGCTGCGTGCGCATCGCCTGCTGATGGAAGCCGATGTCATCGTCCATGACGCGCTGGTGCCGGAGGCGGTCGTCGCCATGGGCCGCCGCGATGCCGAGCGCCTTCCGGTCGGCAAACGCAAGGGCTGCCACACCAAGAGCCAGGCCGAGATCAACGCGCTGCTGGTCGAGCTTGGCCGCCAGGGCAAGCGCGTGGTGCGGCTGAAGTCGGGCGATCCGCTGGTGTTCGGCCGCGCCGGTGAGGAGATGGCGGCTCTGCGCGATGCCGGCATCGCCTATGAGGTGGTTCCCGGCGTCACCGCGGCCTTTGCCGCCGCCGCCGATTTCGAACTGCCGCTCACCTTGCGCGGTGTGTCGTCGTCGATGGTCTTCACCACCGGCCACGATCTCAAGGGCAATTCATTGCCTGACTGGGCCAAGCTCGCGATTTCCGGTGCGACCGTCGCCGTCTATATGGGCCGCTCGGTCGCGGCTGAAGTCGCCGGCCGGCTGATCGAAGCCGGGCTGTCGCCTGACACGGCGGTGGCCGTGGTCGAGAATGCCAGCCTGGCCAACCGGCGCCGTTTCCACGGCACGCTGGCCGATCTGCCGTCGCTGGAAGCGCGTGGCGATCTTTCCGGGCCGGTCATGACCATTATCGGCGATGCGGTCGCGGGCGCCAATTTTGAACGGTCCGAGCCGCTCGCGGCACACAGGTATGAAGGCGCGGCCAAAGCCGCCACTGAGAGAGTTCAGCCATGA
- a CDS encoding DUF2849 domain-containing protein, with amino-acid sequence MKILTANRLTDGIAVWYADGGWAETVGHADLAHDKAAEDRLEAIGAKAYADNEVVDVNLIDADVVDGVVEPVRLREKIRAAGPTIRNDLGKQAERAA; translated from the coding sequence ATGAAGATACTGACCGCCAACCGCCTGACCGATGGCATCGCCGTCTGGTATGCCGATGGCGGCTGGGCCGAGACGGTGGGCCACGCCGACCTTGCCCATGACAAGGCGGCCGAGGACCGCCTGGAGGCGATCGGTGCCAAGGCCTATGCCGACAATGAAGTGGTCGATGTCAATCTGATCGATGCGGACGTCGTCGACGGCGTTGTCGAGCCGGTGCGGCTGCGCGAAAAGATCCGCGCCGCGGGACCGACCATCCGGAACGATCTCGGCAAGCAGGCCGAGCGGGCGGCGTAG
- a CDS encoding nitrite/sulfite reductase, whose product MYRYDEFDHDFVQARVAEFSDQVQRRLSGEITEDQFRPLRLMNGVYLQLHAYMLRIAVPYGTLNGKQLRMLGHIARKYDKGYGHFTTRQNIQFNWPALSDIPAILADLASVEMHAIQTSGNCIRNVTADHFAGAAADEVADPRPYAEILRQWSSVHPEFSFLPRKFKIAVTGAERDRAAIQTHDIGLHVKKNAAGELGFAVYIGGGQGRTPMVARKIRDFLPEADLLSYCTAILRVYNLYGRRDNKYKARIKILVHETGVEEITRQVEAEWQELKDAELKLPDADIRAIEAYFAPPALTDRPEGDQAVKLARLDSKGFSEWLDQNVVTHRHPDYAAVTISLKGIGEVPGDASDSQMEAVADIAEKYAFDELRVSHEQNLILPHVARADLKAVYDALVDIGLATANSNLISDIISCPGLDYCALATARSIPIAQEISQRFASLERQRDIGELKLKISGCINACGHHHVGHIGILGVEKKGSELYQVTLGGSADENTSVGEIIGRGFSSEEITDAIEQIVETYLGLRLNPQEKFIDAYRRVGPAPFKEALYAGEAKAA is encoded by the coding sequence ATGTACCGTTACGATGAGTTCGACCACGATTTTGTCCAGGCCCGCGTCGCCGAGTTCAGCGACCAGGTCCAGCGCCGGCTGTCCGGCGAGATCACCGAGGACCAGTTCCGGCCGCTCAGGCTGATGAACGGCGTCTATCTGCAGCTGCACGCCTATATGCTGCGCATCGCGGTGCCCTATGGTACGCTGAACGGCAAGCAGCTGCGCATGCTCGGCCATATCGCCCGCAAATACGACAAGGGCTACGGCCATTTCACCACGCGCCAGAACATCCAGTTCAACTGGCCGGCGCTGTCGGACATTCCGGCGATCCTGGCCGATCTCGCCAGCGTCGAGATGCACGCGATCCAGACCAGCGGCAACTGCATCCGCAACGTGACCGCCGACCACTTTGCCGGTGCGGCCGCCGACGAGGTTGCCGATCCGCGCCCCTATGCGGAAATCCTGCGGCAATGGTCGTCGGTGCATCCGGAATTTTCGTTCCTGCCCAGAAAATTCAAGATCGCGGTGACAGGGGCGGAGCGTGACCGCGCCGCCATCCAGACGCATGACATCGGCCTTCATGTGAAGAAGAACGCCGCCGGCGAGCTCGGTTTCGCCGTCTATATCGGTGGCGGCCAGGGCCGCACCCCGATGGTGGCGAGGAAGATCCGCGATTTCCTGCCGGAAGCCGACCTTCTGTCCTACTGCACGGCGATCCTGCGCGTTTACAACCTCTACGGCCGCCGCGACAACAAGTACAAGGCGCGCATCAAGATCCTGGTCCACGAGACCGGCGTCGAGGAAATCACCCGCCAGGTCGAAGCCGAGTGGCAGGAATTGAAGGACGCCGAGCTGAAGCTGCCGGATGCCGATATCCGCGCCATCGAAGCCTATTTCGCGCCGCCGGCGCTCACTGACCGGCCGGAAGGCGACCAGGCGGTCAAGCTGGCGCGCCTCGATTCCAAGGGCTTCTCCGAGTGGCTCGACCAGAATGTGGTGACGCACCGCCATCCCGACTATGCGGCGGTGACGATCTCGCTCAAGGGCATCGGCGAGGTGCCGGGCGACGCTTCGGACAGTCAGATGGAAGCGGTCGCCGACATCGCCGAGAAATACGCCTTCGACGAGCTGCGTGTCAGCCACGAGCAGAACCTGATCCTGCCGCATGTGGCGCGCGCCGACCTCAAGGCGGTCTATGATGCGCTGGTCGACATCGGACTGGCGACGGCCAATTCCAATTTGATATCGGACATCATCTCATGCCCGGGCCTCGACTATTGCGCGCTGGCCACCGCGCGCTCGATCCCGATCGCGCAGGAAATCTCGCAACGCTTCGCTTCGCTGGAACGTCAGCGCGACATCGGTGAGTTGAAGCTGAAGATCTCAGGCTGCATCAATGCCTGCGGCCATCACCATGTCGGCCATATCGGCATCCTCGGCGTCGAGAAGAAGGGCTCCGAGCTCTATCAGGTGACGCTGGGCGGCTCGGCCGACGAGAACACGTCGGTCGGCGAGATCATCGGCCGTGGCTTCTCGTCGGAAGAGATCACCGACGCCATCGAGCAGATCGTCGAGACCTATCTCGGCCTTCGGCTCAACCCGCAGGAAAAATTCATCGACGCCTACCGCCGTGTCGGTCCCGCGCCGTTCAAGGAGGCGCTCTATGCTGGCGAAGCCAAGGCCGCTTGA